A region of Microbacterium suwonense DNA encodes the following proteins:
- a CDS encoding glycerol-3-phosphate dehydrogenase/oxidase encodes MTTASPDLNARRRRIELSRVASDHIDVLVVGGGITGAGVALDAASRGLSVALIEAEDLAFGTSRFSSKLVHGGLRYLATGDIATARESARERHLLMTAIAPQRIRPLPQLLPFAPGVSLRQRAAGGVGMVIGDLLRLHARTPRTTLPGPHPVSRRTAQRLVPALEPHRLRGGMLGYDGQLVDDARLVVAVARTAASLGARILTRVRATGLHGGGAAAEDALTGERFGIRARSVINATGVWAGTLDGSIAVRPSRGTHLVLDGAALGHPSAALTIPVPGSISRYVFALPQLDGHVIVGLTDEDAPGPIPRVAQPTETEIAFLLGNVNRVLATPVRREQVRGAFAGLRPLVDTGGQSTADISRRHLVSASETGFVTVLGGKLTTYRQMAEDAVDLAVHVRGLVAAPSRTKSLRLVDDAAAEPSEPLVPGVGLTHGEVESAVCAEGAMTADDVLDRRTRVGLVDLDRSRARNAVTELVAHVLDELG; translated from the coding sequence ATGACGACCGCATCCCCCGACCTGAACGCGAGGCGTCGGAGGATCGAGCTGTCGCGTGTCGCATCCGACCACATCGACGTGCTGGTCGTGGGCGGCGGGATCACCGGGGCAGGTGTCGCTCTCGATGCGGCGTCGCGGGGATTGAGCGTCGCACTGATCGAAGCGGAGGATCTCGCGTTCGGCACCAGTCGGTTCAGCTCCAAACTGGTGCACGGGGGCCTGCGCTACCTCGCCACCGGCGACATCGCCACCGCGCGGGAGAGCGCCAGGGAGCGTCACCTGCTGATGACGGCGATCGCGCCGCAGCGGATCAGGCCGCTGCCGCAGCTGCTCCCCTTCGCCCCCGGGGTCTCACTGCGTCAGCGCGCCGCCGGCGGGGTGGGCATGGTGATCGGGGATCTGCTGCGCCTGCATGCTCGCACACCGCGCACGACCCTGCCCGGACCACACCCGGTGTCGCGCCGCACCGCACAGCGACTCGTGCCCGCCCTGGAGCCACACCGGCTGCGCGGAGGGATGCTGGGCTACGACGGCCAGCTCGTCGACGACGCCCGACTGGTCGTGGCCGTCGCACGCACGGCCGCGAGCCTTGGAGCCCGCATCCTCACGCGGGTGCGCGCGACCGGGCTGCATGGTGGCGGAGCGGCCGCCGAGGACGCACTCACCGGAGAGCGATTCGGCATCCGGGCCCGGAGCGTGATCAACGCCACCGGCGTCTGGGCCGGCACACTCGACGGGAGCATCGCCGTGCGTCCCAGTCGCGGCACGCATCTCGTGCTCGACGGAGCAGCTCTCGGGCATCCGTCCGCCGCACTCACGATCCCTGTTCCCGGGTCGATCAGCCGCTACGTGTTCGCGTTGCCGCAGCTCGACGGCCACGTCATCGTGGGTCTCACCGACGAGGATGCGCCGGGCCCGATCCCCCGTGTGGCGCAGCCGACGGAGACCGAGATCGCCTTCCTGCTCGGCAATGTCAACCGAGTGCTCGCGACACCGGTGCGTCGCGAGCAGGTGCGCGGTGCATTCGCGGGCCTGCGCCCTCTGGTCGACACCGGTGGACAGAGCACCGCCGACATCTCACGGCGCCACCTGGTCTCCGCATCCGAGACCGGGTTCGTCACCGTGCTGGGCGGCAAGCTCACCACGTATCGGCAGATGGCGGAGGATGCCGTCGATCTCGCGGTGCATGTGCGCGGCCTGGTTGCGGCACCCAGCCGGACCAAGTCGCTGCGCCTGGTGGATGATGCGGCAGCTGAGCCTTCTGAACCGCTGGTGCCCGGAGTGGGTCTCACCCATGGCGAGGTCGAATCCGCTGTGTGCGCCGAGGGTGCGATGACGGCCGATGACGTGCTCGACCGACGGACCCGTGTGGGACTGGTCGATCTCGACCGATCCCGGGCACGGAATGCGGTCACAGAGCTTGTCGCACACGTGCTCGACGAGCTCGGCTGA
- a CDS encoding FAD-binding oxidoreductase, with protein MGGVDPDAGGHRAVIAVDLVRLSGLVNVDEISGEAVLQAGTRAPEAERLLAEHGFELGHYPQSFRFATIGGFAAARSSGQNSAGYGRFDAMVTGLRAATPTGDLDLGRAPGSAAGPDLLRLLLGSEGAFGVITEVRVRVHRTPAQRIVESWSFPDFQTGVDALREVVQRGGAPTVIRLSDEAETGVSLAQIGRIGKALAKGASALTVFEGEDAQERRARTARLLAGAGGSSSGRRAAEDWMRTRFDGPYLRDALLGAGVFCETLETATTWSNLLRLRAAVTTALREGFAAAGAKSFVMCHVSHVYPTGASLYFTVLAGLRGDQLSAWEVVKRGAGDAIMDAGGTITHHHAIGRDHAPWLREEIGDTGIRILHAVKRELDPQGIMNPGVLIPPEGDDD; from the coding sequence GTGGGCGGCGTCGATCCGGATGCCGGCGGGCACCGCGCCGTGATCGCAGTGGACCTCGTGCGCCTGAGCGGACTCGTGAACGTGGACGAGATCAGCGGCGAGGCCGTGCTGCAGGCGGGCACGCGCGCCCCGGAGGCGGAACGGCTGCTCGCGGAGCACGGCTTTGAGCTGGGGCACTATCCGCAGAGCTTCCGCTTCGCGACGATCGGCGGCTTCGCCGCTGCACGCTCCTCCGGACAGAACTCGGCGGGGTACGGACGCTTCGACGCGATGGTGACCGGCCTGCGCGCAGCCACTCCCACCGGAGACCTGGATCTCGGGAGGGCGCCGGGTTCGGCTGCCGGCCCCGACCTGCTGAGGCTCCTGCTCGGCTCCGAGGGCGCATTCGGGGTGATCACCGAGGTGCGGGTGCGCGTGCATCGCACGCCCGCACAGCGCATCGTGGAATCGTGGAGCTTCCCTGACTTCCAGACCGGTGTCGACGCACTGCGGGAGGTCGTACAGCGTGGCGGAGCCCCGACCGTGATCCGGCTGTCGGACGAGGCGGAGACCGGGGTGAGCCTCGCTCAGATCGGGCGGATCGGAAAGGCGCTCGCGAAGGGCGCGAGCGCGCTGACGGTCTTCGAAGGGGAGGATGCGCAGGAGCGCCGAGCCCGCACCGCGCGTCTGCTGGCGGGCGCGGGCGGTTCGAGCAGCGGGCGCAGGGCGGCCGAGGACTGGATGCGCACGCGTTTCGACGGCCCCTACCTGCGCGACGCGCTGCTCGGAGCCGGGGTGTTCTGCGAGACGCTCGAGACGGCCACCACTTGGTCGAACCTGCTCCGGTTGCGCGCCGCGGTGACGACGGCGCTGCGCGAGGGATTCGCCGCCGCGGGCGCGAAGAGCTTCGTGATGTGCCACGTCTCGCACGTGTACCCGACCGGAGCGTCGCTGTACTTCACGGTGCTCGCGGGCCTGCGCGGCGACCAGCTCAGCGCATGGGAAGTGGTCAAGCGCGGTGCGGGTGACGCGATCATGGACGCAGGCGGCACGATCACCCACCACCACGCGATCGGCCGCGACCATGCGCCCTGGCTGCGCGAGGAGATCGGCGACACCGGCATCCGGATCCTGCACGCGGTCAAGCGCGAACTCGACCCGCAGGGCATCATGAATCCCGGTGTGCTGATCCCTCCCGAGGGCGACGATGACTGA
- the dxs gene encoding 1-deoxy-D-xylulose-5-phosphate synthase produces MPILPSIAGPRDLDRLSPEQLTELAAEIRTFLVENVARTGGHLGPNLGVVELTIALHRVFSSPEDPFIFDTGHQSYVHKLLTGRQDFSGLRSRGGLAGYPQRSESPHDVVESSHASSSLSWADGVSRALTATGRADRHVVAVVGDGALTGGMTWEALNNISDDNERNLVIVVNDNGRSYAPTIGGMSRYLNRVRTAATYRDLHRRSDRLFRAFGPFGRALFRGVRGGTHGFLSRFTNNVALYSNLDIKYLGPVDGHDIPALLETLQLAKDFGAPVIVHAITEKGRGYQPARDDIADQFHSVGRIDPETGGPLAASAGTSWSSVFADALVDVGGRDEKVIAMTAAMLRPTGLAPFAERFPHRVYDVGIAEQHAVASSAGLAFGGLHPVVAIYATFMNRAFDQVLMDVGLHKAGVTFVLDRAGVTGPDGPSHHGIWDLAMLQIVPGIRIAAPRDAARLRELLDEAVTVDDAPTVIRYPKGSVPDDVPAIERMPDGVDVLSRDETEDVLLVGIGPFTALALDVAGRLRAQGIGATVVDPRWVIPVRPSILELAARHRLVITLEDGIRVGGVGTRVRQVLREAGIDTAVDELGVPDEFIAHATRDEVLQDAGLTAAKIAQDVVAQVLGTRVPVARQYGETGAIELPIHENR; encoded by the coding sequence ATGCCGATCCTGCCGAGCATCGCCGGCCCCCGGGACCTCGACCGGCTGTCACCCGAGCAGCTCACCGAGCTGGCCGCCGAGATCCGCACCTTCCTGGTTGAGAACGTGGCACGCACCGGCGGCCATCTCGGCCCGAACCTGGGCGTGGTCGAACTGACGATCGCGCTGCACCGGGTGTTCTCCTCGCCCGAGGATCCGTTCATCTTCGACACCGGGCACCAGTCCTATGTGCACAAGCTGCTCACCGGTCGACAGGACTTCTCCGGGCTGCGCTCGCGCGGCGGTCTGGCGGGCTACCCGCAGCGCTCTGAGAGCCCGCACGACGTGGTGGAGTCCTCGCATGCCTCCAGTTCGCTCAGCTGGGCGGACGGCGTCTCCCGCGCCCTCACGGCAACCGGCCGTGCCGACCGGCATGTGGTCGCGGTCGTCGGCGATGGGGCTCTCACGGGCGGAATGACCTGGGAGGCGCTGAACAACATCTCCGACGACAACGAGCGCAATCTCGTGATCGTCGTCAACGACAACGGCCGCTCCTATGCGCCGACCATCGGCGGCATGTCCCGGTACCTCAACAGAGTGCGCACAGCGGCCACGTACCGCGACCTGCATCGCAGGTCCGACCGCCTGTTCCGGGCGTTCGGCCCGTTCGGCCGCGCGCTGTTCCGCGGCGTGCGCGGAGGGACGCACGGATTCCTCTCACGCTTCACGAACAACGTCGCCCTGTATTCCAATCTCGACATCAAGTACCTGGGACCGGTCGACGGACACGACATCCCGGCCCTTCTCGAGACCCTGCAGCTGGCGAAGGACTTCGGCGCCCCGGTGATCGTGCACGCCATCACCGAGAAAGGCCGCGGCTACCAGCCCGCTCGGGATGACATCGCGGACCAGTTCCATTCCGTGGGACGCATAGATCCCGAGACCGGCGGGCCGCTGGCGGCCTCGGCCGGCACGTCGTGGAGCTCGGTGTTCGCCGACGCGCTCGTCGACGTCGGGGGCAGGGACGAGAAGGTCATCGCCATGACGGCCGCGATGCTGCGGCCCACCGGCCTCGCACCGTTCGCCGAGCGGTTCCCGCATCGGGTGTATGACGTCGGCATCGCCGAGCAGCATGCCGTCGCCTCGTCCGCCGGCCTCGCGTTCGGCGGGCTGCACCCGGTGGTCGCGATCTACGCGACGTTCATGAACCGCGCCTTCGATCAGGTGCTGATGGATGTGGGGCTGCACAAGGCTGGGGTGACGTTCGTCCTGGACCGCGCCGGTGTCACCGGCCCCGACGGACCGAGCCATCATGGCATCTGGGATCTCGCGATGCTGCAGATCGTGCCCGGCATCCGTATCGCCGCTCCTCGCGATGCGGCGCGCCTGCGCGAGCTGCTGGACGAGGCCGTGACGGTCGACGACGCGCCGACGGTGATCCGCTATCCGAAGGGCTCGGTGCCCGACGACGTCCCGGCGATCGAACGGATGCCGGATGGTGTGGACGTGCTCTCCCGCGATGAGACCGAGGACGTGCTGCTGGTGGGCATCGGACCGTTCACCGCGCTCGCACTGGATGTCGCAGGCCGGTTGCGCGCGCAGGGGATCGGCGCGACCGTCGTCGATCCGCGCTGGGTGATTCCCGTGCGGCCCTCGATCCTCGAGCTTGCGGCGCGGCACCGCCTGGTGATCACCCTCGAGGACGGCATCCGGGTCGGCGGCGTCGGCACCCGGGTGCGTCAGGTGCTGCGCGAGGCGGGCATCGACACCGCTGTGGACGAGTTGGGCGTGCCCGACGAGTTCATCGCCCACGCCACCCGCGATGAGGTACTGCAGGACGCCGGACTCACCGCGGCGAAGATCGCCCAGGACGTCGTGGCGCAGGTGCTCGGAACGCGCGTGCCCGTGGCGCGTCAGTACGGTGAGACGGGCGCCATCGAACTCCCCATCCACGAAAACCGCTGA
- a CDS encoding 3-hydroxyacyl-CoA dehydrogenase NAD-binding domain-containing protein — translation MALTEGEVITHSPVRDIRLASGRVLALITLDNGRDHTRPNTLGPATLTELGETLDGLKNRAAAGEIQAVGITGKQYILAAGADLSDISRVGSKDNARLIAQLGHKVLGSLSDLGVPSFAFVNGLALGGGVEIALNSTYRTVDASAAALALPEVFLGIIPGWGGAYLLPNLIGIENALEVVISNPLKQNRMLKPQQAHDLGIVDEIFPAANFLEDSLAWADAVLGGRKVERRNAPGKIERSVKWPVAIKMARGMLESKIGTVPRSPYVALELLEKAARGSKAEGFAREDEALAELVTGDQFAASMYAFDLVQKRAKHPVGAPDKTLAKKVTKVGIIGAGLMASQFALLFVRRLQVPVLITDLDQARVDKGVAYIHDEIGKLEAKGRVDADTANKLRGLVTGTTDKSLYADCDFVIEAVFEEVGVKQQVFGEIEKIVAENAILATNTSSLSVAEIGSKLAHPERLVGFHFFNPVAVMPLIEIVKTDATTDAALSTAFVVAKGLGKNAVLTADAPGFVVNRLLAKVMGEAARAVYEGTPIADVEKAFGPLGLPMGPFQLIDLVGWKVAAHVQDTMVHAFPDRFYANENFHALAELDQVVEKDKGGRVTGWTKAAEKALKGQLGSTPASAEEILRRVQDGLAQEIRLMLDEGVVPEVEDIDLCLILGAGWPFIDGGASPYLDREGASERVFGATFHTPPIRGIAHS, via the coding sequence ATGGCCCTCACCGAGGGCGAGGTGATCACGCACTCCCCCGTGCGCGACATCCGCCTCGCGTCGGGCCGTGTGCTGGCGCTGATCACTCTCGACAACGGCCGCGACCACACCCGTCCGAACACGCTCGGCCCCGCCACGCTGACCGAGCTCGGCGAGACCCTGGACGGGCTGAAGAACCGTGCGGCAGCAGGAGAGATCCAGGCCGTCGGCATCACCGGCAAGCAGTACATCCTTGCGGCCGGCGCCGATCTGTCCGACATCAGCCGCGTCGGCTCGAAGGATAACGCGCGCCTGATCGCTCAGCTCGGGCACAAGGTGCTCGGATCGCTCTCCGATCTGGGTGTTCCGTCGTTCGCCTTCGTCAACGGACTCGCTCTCGGCGGTGGCGTGGAGATCGCTCTGAACTCCACCTACCGCACGGTCGACGCGTCCGCTGCCGCGCTGGCGCTGCCCGAGGTCTTCCTCGGGATCATCCCCGGCTGGGGCGGCGCCTACTTGCTGCCGAACCTGATCGGCATCGAGAACGCCCTTGAGGTCGTCATCTCGAACCCGCTCAAGCAGAACCGGATGCTCAAGCCGCAGCAGGCGCACGACCTCGGCATCGTCGACGAGATCTTCCCCGCGGCGAACTTCCTGGAGGATTCGCTGGCGTGGGCGGATGCCGTGCTCGGCGGAAGGAAGGTCGAGCGCAGGAACGCTCCGGGCAAGATCGAGCGCAGTGTCAAGTGGCCGGTCGCCATCAAGATGGCCCGCGGGATGCTGGAGTCCAAGATCGGCACCGTGCCGCGCTCGCCCTATGTGGCGCTGGAGCTGCTCGAGAAGGCCGCCCGCGGGTCGAAGGCCGAGGGTTTCGCCCGTGAGGATGAGGCTCTTGCCGAGCTCGTCACCGGCGACCAGTTCGCCGCCTCGATGTATGCCTTCGATCTGGTGCAGAAGCGCGCCAAGCATCCGGTCGGCGCTCCCGACAAGACGCTGGCCAAGAAGGTCACCAAGGTCGGCATCATCGGCGCAGGGCTCATGGCCAGCCAGTTCGCTCTGCTGTTCGTGCGCAGGCTGCAGGTTCCCGTGCTGATCACCGACCTGGATCAGGCACGCGTGGACAAGGGCGTGGCGTACATCCACGACGAGATCGGCAAGCTCGAGGCCAAGGGGCGGGTGGACGCCGACACCGCGAACAAGTTGCGGGGTCTGGTGACCGGAACCACCGACAAGAGCCTGTATGCGGACTGCGACTTCGTCATCGAGGCCGTGTTCGAGGAGGTCGGCGTCAAGCAGCAGGTGTTCGGCGAGATCGAGAAGATCGTCGCCGAGAATGCCATCCTGGCGACCAACACCTCGTCGCTGTCGGTCGCCGAGATCGGCTCGAAGCTCGCCCATCCCGAACGTCTGGTCGGCTTCCACTTCTTCAACCCGGTCGCGGTGATGCCGTTGATCGAGATCGTGAAGACGGATGCCACCACGGATGCCGCACTGTCGACGGCCTTCGTCGTCGCCAAGGGCCTGGGCAAGAACGCCGTGCTCACCGCCGACGCCCCGGGCTTCGTTGTGAACAGGCTGCTCGCGAAGGTCATGGGCGAGGCGGCGCGCGCCGTCTACGAGGGCACGCCGATCGCCGACGTCGAGAAGGCGTTCGGGCCGCTCGGGCTGCCGATGGGACCGTTCCAGCTGATCGACCTGGTCGGCTGGAAGGTCGCCGCCCACGTGCAGGACACCATGGTCCACGCGTTCCCCGACCGGTTCTATGCGAACGAGAACTTCCACGCTCTGGCCGAACTGGATCAGGTGGTCGAGAAGGACAAGGGCGGACGGGTCACCGGCTGGACGAAGGCCGCTGAGAAGGCGCTGAAGGGCCAGCTCGGCTCGACTCCGGCATCCGCCGAGGAGATCCTGCGACGTGTGCAGGACGGCCTGGCGCAGGAGATCCGGCTGATGCTCGATGAGGGCGTGGTGCCCGAGGTCGAGGACATCGACCTGTGCCTGATCCTCGGCGCGGGCTGGCCGTTCATCGACGGCGGCGCCTCGCCCTACCTCGATCGCGAGGGTGCGTCCGAGCGGGTGTTCGGTGCCACCTTCCACACTCCGCCGATCCGCGGCATCGCGCACAGCTGA
- a CDS encoding TetR/AcrR family transcriptional regulator, translated as MEDRQPSDVRWDATQSGILDTAGRLIAHRGVGGLTVAELAREAGVSRPTIYRNWAGADEVVRAALLQRVHALLADVPMADSREGIVSAVMRFSASFRSDPVYAALLDREPEVFTRYTLQRFGASQRAILQWMAASIAAAQAVGSVRPGEPQHIAVMMLLIAQSAILSYGTVADLIDDGSWDHELRTALDGLLRP; from the coding sequence ATGGAAGATCGTCAACCGAGTGACGTGCGCTGGGATGCCACGCAGTCGGGCATTCTCGACACCGCAGGACGACTGATCGCGCACCGCGGCGTCGGCGGCCTCACCGTCGCGGAGCTCGCCCGCGAGGCAGGCGTCAGCCGGCCGACCATCTACCGGAATTGGGCCGGTGCCGACGAGGTGGTGCGCGCCGCCCTCCTGCAGCGCGTTCACGCGCTGCTCGCGGATGTGCCCATGGCGGACAGCCGGGAGGGGATCGTGTCGGCCGTGATGCGGTTCTCCGCGTCTTTCCGATCGGATCCCGTGTACGCCGCCCTGCTCGACCGCGAACCCGAGGTCTTCACCCGGTACACGCTGCAGCGCTTCGGCGCCAGCCAGCGCGCCATCCTGCAGTGGATGGCCGCCTCGATCGCGGCCGCGCAGGCCGTCGGGTCGGTTCGGCCGGGTGAGCCCCAGCACATCGCGGTGATGATGCTGCTGATCGCGCAGTCGGCCATCCTCTCGTACGGCACGGTCGCCGACCTCATCGACGACGGCTCCTGGGACCACGAGCTGCGAACCGCACTCGACGGGCTGCTGCGCCCATGA
- a CDS encoding GMC oxidoreductase translates to MEYDEDVVIVGSGFGGSVAALRLVEKGYQVRVLEAGRRFEDDDFAKTSWNLRRYLWAPALGCFGVQRIHRLPHAMILAGAGVGGGSLNYANTLYEPGDAFFADRQWPSDTEWRSELAPHYATAKRMLGVVDRYPHTGPVERIMAGAAADLGVSDTFRQAPVGVFLGMPGVTVPDPFFDGEGPERTGCTLCGNCMVGCRVGAKNTLMKNYLALAERRGAVIEPLRTVTEVREDPRGGYLVTTQTSGAWIRRRRRTIRAEQVVFAAGTWGTQKLLHRMKASGALPRLSDALGHLTRTNSEALDGAVAVRVPDAGEYAHGVAITTSFHVDERTHVENVRYGPGSNLMGALATVLVPGDRSLPRRIGALLGQVIRHPIRQLRLSSLHHWSERGIIALVMQNADNSLTLSLRRRFGREVLTSRQGHGEPNPSYLPQAHRASSAIAARMQAETGVPSEPRGSWPEVFGIPMTAHFLGGAVIGASAKDGVIDAHHRVWGHPGLHVVDGAAVPANPGVNPSLTITAMAERALSHWPHKGGPDQRPAQ, encoded by the coding sequence ATGGAATATGACGAGGACGTCGTGATCGTGGGCTCGGGTTTCGGCGGCTCCGTGGCGGCGCTGAGACTCGTGGAGAAGGGCTACCAGGTTCGCGTCCTCGAGGCCGGACGGCGCTTCGAGGACGACGACTTCGCCAAGACCTCCTGGAACCTGCGCCGGTACCTGTGGGCGCCGGCGCTGGGGTGCTTCGGCGTGCAGCGCATCCACCGGCTGCCGCACGCGATGATCCTGGCGGGCGCGGGAGTGGGCGGTGGCTCCCTGAACTACGCCAACACCCTCTACGAGCCCGGGGACGCCTTCTTCGCCGACCGGCAGTGGCCGTCCGACACCGAGTGGCGATCCGAGCTCGCGCCCCACTACGCCACGGCCAAGCGGATGCTGGGAGTCGTCGACCGCTATCCGCACACCGGCCCGGTGGAGCGCATCATGGCCGGCGCCGCGGCGGATCTCGGCGTCTCCGACACCTTCCGCCAGGCGCCGGTCGGCGTGTTCCTGGGCATGCCGGGCGTGACGGTTCCCGACCCGTTCTTCGACGGTGAGGGGCCCGAACGCACCGGCTGCACGCTGTGCGGCAACTGCATGGTCGGGTGCCGCGTGGGGGCGAAGAACACCCTGATGAAGAACTATCTCGCCCTGGCCGAGCGCCGGGGTGCGGTCATCGAGCCACTGCGCACGGTCACCGAGGTGCGTGAGGATCCTCGTGGCGGCTATCTGGTGACCACACAGACCTCGGGGGCCTGGATCCGGCGGCGACGGCGCACGATCCGCGCCGAACAGGTCGTGTTCGCGGCGGGCACCTGGGGCACGCAGAAGCTGCTGCACCGGATGAAGGCATCGGGCGCACTGCCCCGGCTGTCGGATGCTCTCGGGCACCTCACCCGCACCAACTCCGAGGCGTTGGACGGAGCGGTCGCCGTGCGGGTGCCGGATGCCGGTGAGTACGCGCACGGGGTCGCCATCACGACCTCGTTCCACGTCGACGAGCGCACGCATGTCGAGAACGTGCGCTACGGACCCGGGTCGAACCTGATGGGCGCCCTCGCCACGGTGCTGGTTCCCGGCGATCGATCGCTGCCGCGCCGGATCGGAGCGCTGCTCGGCCAGGTGATCCGGCATCCGATCCGTCAACTGCGCCTGTCCAGCCTGCACCACTGGAGTGAGCGCGGCATCATCGCGCTGGTGATGCAGAACGCCGACAACTCCCTCACCCTCTCGCTGCGGCGGCGCTTCGGCCGCGAGGTGCTCACCAGCCGTCAGGGGCACGGAGAGCCGAACCCGTCCTACCTTCCCCAGGCGCATCGGGCGAGCTCGGCCATCGCGGCCAGGATGCAGGCGGAGACCGGCGTGCCCTCGGAGCCGCGCGGGTCGTGGCCGGAGGTTTTCGGCATCCCGATGACGGCGCATTTCCTCGGCGGCGCCGTGATCGGTGCGTCAGCGAAGGACGGTGTGATCGATGCGCACCACCGGGTGTGGGGACATCCCGGTCTGCACGTTGTGGACGGAGCGGCGGTGCCTGCGAACCCGGGCGTCAACCCCTCGCTGACCATCACGGCAATGGCCGAGCGGGCGCTCTCGCACTGGCCGCACAAGGGCGGGCCCGATCAGCGTCCCGCTCAGTGA
- a CDS encoding diacylglycerol kinase family protein has product MTDPDAPRLVLIVNPQSGKGRGALAGAQAEQLLRDAGAQVSVLRGSTAAHARSLAEQAVQQHPDGVVVVGGDGTVTGIADLLADTGLPVTLVPAGTGDDLARALGIPADDARAAASAALHGRPRRIDLGTIESQGVRRSFLTVAALGFDARVSERTNALRHPRGRARYHLALLIELVRLRPTDFQVQIDDEAGEWRPGTLLAVGSTSSYGGGMPICIGAEPDDGQLRVVHVASLGRLRLIRLFPLLLRGAHLARREVTVRQATRVHVSASDLIVYADGERVGTGSARSASVRVP; this is encoded by the coding sequence ATGACTGACCCCGACGCCCCGCGACTCGTCCTGATCGTCAATCCGCAGTCGGGGAAGGGCCGCGGCGCACTCGCGGGCGCACAGGCCGAGCAGCTGCTGCGTGACGCCGGCGCGCAGGTGAGCGTGCTGCGCGGCTCCACCGCAGCCCATGCACGATCCCTCGCCGAACAGGCCGTGCAACAGCATCCGGATGGCGTGGTGGTGGTCGGCGGCGACGGCACGGTGACCGGGATCGCCGACCTGCTGGCGGACACCGGCCTTCCGGTCACCCTCGTGCCCGCAGGAACCGGCGACGACCTCGCCCGCGCCCTCGGCATCCCGGCCGACGATGCGCGAGCGGCGGCCTCGGCAGCACTGCACGGGCGGCCCCGACGCATCGATCTCGGCACCATCGAGTCCCAGGGCGTACGCAGGTCGTTCCTGACGGTCGCCGCCCTCGGCTTCGACGCCAGGGTGAGTGAGCGCACCAACGCGCTGCGTCATCCGCGCGGGCGTGCCAGGTATCACCTTGCTCTGCTGATCGAGCTGGTGCGCCTGCGACCGACCGACTTCCAGGTGCAGATCGACGACGAAGCCGGGGAGTGGCGGCCGGGGACGCTGCTGGCCGTCGGCAGCACCTCCAGCTACGGGGGAGGGATGCCGATCTGCATCGGAGCCGAGCCCGACGACGGGCAGCTGCGCGTCGTGCACGTCGCTTCGCTGGGGCGGCTGCGGCTGATCAGGCTGTTCCCGCTGCTGCTGCGGGGTGCGCACCTGGCGCGGCGCGAGGTCACGGTCAGGCAGGCCACTCGGGTGCACGTCTCGGCGTCGGATCTCATCGTCTATGCCGACGGTGAGCGCGTCGGCACGGGGAGTGCACGATCGGCATCCGTCCGGGTGCCGTGA